From Acidobacteriota bacterium, one genomic window encodes:
- a CDS encoding cytochrome c has protein sequence MSDRGRGFWPVFVLAGLLVSAGAAQSPTYKVGRTPTADEVKALSITIFPDGTGLPDGSGTAAEGKEVYARRCSECHGTTGQGGESSALVGGQGSLATAKPLKTVGSYWPYATTLWDYVNRTMPFHNPGILTDDQVYAVVAYVLHLNEIVAENEEMNRRTLPGVRMPNRDGFVNDDRPDVGPESEK, from the coding sequence ATGTCTGATCGCGGCAGAGGATTCTGGCCGGTGTTCGTCCTGGCCGGTCTGTTGGTGAGCGCCGGCGCCGCCCAGTCGCCGACGTACAAGGTCGGGCGCACACCGACGGCGGACGAGGTCAAGGCCCTGAGCATTACGATATTTCCGGACGGAACGGGGCTTCCTGACGGCAGCGGCACCGCCGCCGAGGGCAAGGAAGTCTATGCCCGCCGGTGCTCGGAATGCCACGGCACCACGGGCCAGGGCGGGGAGTCGTCGGCGCTGGTGGGCGGGCAAGGAAGCCTCGCGACCGCCAAGCCCTTGAAGACGGTCGGCAGCTATTGGCCTTACGCGACGACGCTGTGGGACTACGTGAACCGCACCATGCCTTTCCACAATCCGGGCATCCTGACCGACGACCAAGTCTATGCCGTCGTGGCGTACGTTCTACATCTGAACGAAATCGTGGCCGAGAACGAAGAGATGAACCGGCGGACGCTCCCCGGCGTCCGGATGCCCAACCGGGACGGATTTGTAAACGACGACCGCCCCGACGTCGGCCCCGAGTCTGAGAAGTAA